The DNA sequence TCGCCGATGCCTTTCTGAATGAAGGGCTGGTGGTTTACACCGAGGGGCGCACCGAGAACAGCGATATGCGCTACTACGCGAATGAGGGCGAAGTGGCCGAAGACCTGCCTATTGTGGTGCTGATCAACGACGGCTCCGCCTCGGCGTCTGAAATTGTGGCCGGTGCCCTGCAAGATCACGGTCGCGCCGTGGTCCTGGGGACCCGCAGCTTCGGCAAAGGCTCGGTACAGACGGTGGTTCCCATCTCTGAAACCCGGGCGGTCAAGCTCACCACGGCGCTCTACTACACTCCGAACGGTCGCTCCATCCAGGCTCAGGGCATCGTGCCAGACGTCACGGTCGAGCGCGCCCGGGTCACCGCCCTGCGCACCGGTGTCCGCTCCACCGAGGCAGATCTCGCCGGCCACCTGGGCAATGCCAACGGCGGGGAAGAGAGCAATACCCGCACCCGGAAATCCGAGCGAGAGGCCCGCGATGATGATATCGGCGACAACCAACTCCACGAAGCCATCAATATGCTCAAGGGGCTGCATATTTTTCAGCAGCGTCAGAAGGCCAATCTAGCCCAGCGCCTGCCCCCGCTGTCCGACAGCGACAATGCGCCCGAGCACGAGTCGGGAGCGGAGTAAACCCGGATGCTCCTGCCGTTGCTGCGCCTTACCCTGGTCGCCGTTCTGCTGCTGGGAGCGTCCCTGAGTCAGGCCGGGCAACTGGCGATCATCATTGATGATATCGGCTACAGCGCCGCTCTGGGAAAGCGCAGCCTGAACCTGCCCGGCAATTTCACCTTTGCCGTATTGCCGCACGCACCCCACGGCTCAAGACTGGCCCGCGAGGGGGCGGCAATGGGGAAGGAAATCATGCTGCACAACCCCATGAGCAACATTCGCAACCTGCCACTGGATGCCGGAGCGCTGGCCTCAGGCATGAGCCACAGGGACTTCATCCGCACCCTCGAGGACAACCTGAGGAGCATCCCTGAAGCCCGCGGCCTCAACAACCACATGGGCAGCCAACTGACCCAGGAAAGCGAGCCGATGGGCTGGCTGATGCAGTACTTGGGCGAACATGGCTATTACTTTATCGACAGCCGCACCACGGCGGACAGCCAGGCCTGGGAAACCGCCCGACGCTACCGGATTCCCACCCTCAAGCGGGATGTTTTCCTCGACCATGAACGTTCGGTAGAAAGCGTAATGCGCCAGCTCAAACAGGCCATCGAGCTGGCCCGTACCCGTGGCTACGCCCTTGCCATCGGTCACCCCTACCCCGAGACGTTGATGGTACTGGAGCAGATCACTCCCCTGTTGGCCGACGCTGGCGTCAACCTGGTACCCATATCGGTGCTTCTGGAGCGGCCCGAGGCCCCCCTGTCGATTGTCGGACGCAGTTGCCTGGCCCCCCCTCTCAGCCTTTGGCGCCCCCCAGTGGGCTCGCAATCGATGGCAGGCGGACCCGACGCGGCCACAGAAAAACTCAGCCCACTGGTCACCGAACGGCGCCCGTATCGCCTGAGTCAACATTTGCTATTAAATTAATATTGCTCTATAAAGACAGGAAGCGGTTGCGTAGCGGGTGTTACCGGCGCAGACACCGCACTTCGATCAGGGAATTCACCCCGGTCCCGGGGAAAAGCGATCAACCAAGCAGGTTAAGATTATGAGCGAGAACAGAGCAGGAGAACACGGCAGCGTCCCCAAGCGGACCGGACGTTTTCTGGAAAAAGACGGCTACTGGTATTACACCACCCGGGAGGGCGTGGACATAGGCCCCTTCGACAGCCGGGAGGATGCGGAAATCGGAGTCGGCGAATTCATCGACTTCATCTGCGCCGCCGAGCCCAAGGTAAAAGAAGCCTTAGAGAGTTACCGGGCCGCCTGACCTGCCCTCACCCAACGGACATCAAACCGCGAACGCGGCATTGAGAGCTAGCGCATCTCAATGCCGCGTTCGCGCATATAGGCCTTGGCTTCGGGGATGCTGTACTCCCCAAAGTGGAAGATACTTGCCGCCAACACCGCATCGGCACCCCCTTCCAGAACCCCATCCGCCAGGTGCTGAAGATTCCCCACTCCACCGGAGGCAATGATCGGTATCGACACCGCGTCGCTGATGGCCCGGGTCAGTTTCAGATCAAAGCCATTCTTGGTACCGTCGCGATCCATACTGGTGAGCAGTATTTCTCCCGCACCGTAATCGGCCATCTTGCGCGCCCACTGAACCGCATCAATCCCGGTGGGTTTGCGACCGCCGTGGGTAAAAATCTCCCACCGGGGCGCCTCGCCCTCACCGCTGACCTGTTTGGCATCGATGGCAACCACAATACACTGGGACCCAAAGCGCTCGGCTGCGGCTTTGACAAACTCCGGATCGGACACGGCCGCAGAATTGATGCCCACCTTGTCGGCCCCGGCATTGAGCATGCGACGAATGTCTTCAATCTTGCGAATACCTCCGCCCACGGTCAGGGGAATGAACACCTCGGCGGCCATGCGCTCGACGGTATGCACGGTGGTATCCCGCCCTTCGTGACTGGCGGTAATATCCAGAAAGGTAATCTCATCCGCGCCCTGTTCGTTGTAGCGCTTGGCCACTTCCACCGGGTCACCGGCATCACGGATATCAACAAACTGAACGCCTTTGACCACACGGCCATTATCGACGTCGAGACAGGGGATGATGCGTTTTGCTAAAGCCATGAATAAACCTGCTGTGGGATTCGTCACGTCCGGCCCGAAGTGGGGTAGAGTGTTCCGGGACACGCTGTGAATACATCCCTGTAAGCTCCACAACGCGAGTCCCTCGGTTGAGGGTCCCGGAACACTCTACCCCACTCCGGGCCTCTGCACGTCGTAGAGAATTTCGTCATCCATTCAAAGTCGGCTGATTGGGTCGCGGGCAGTCCCCAAACCCAACCGGAAATTCACCCAAAGTTACAAGGATGGCACTGAGGGCGGAGGCGGGGTAAACCCTTCGGAGACTCTCGGAGACATGGATGTCGACGAGAAGCCCCCATGGATGGGTTCACGGCGGGTCTCCGAAGGGTTTACCCTGCCTCCGCCCGGACGACCTGACAAGCACCAAGTCGGACGTTACGATTAGGACCCAGCCGAATCACAATAAGCCTGGGCTTCAGCCACATCCAGCGAGCCTTCATAAATCGCCCGGCCGGTAATCGCTCCGGTAATGCCCTGATCGGATACCTGACGCAACGCCTTGATATCATCCATATTGGTAATACCGCCAGAGGCGATCACCGGGATGCTCGAAGCGTTAGCCATCGCCAGCGTCTGCTCCACATTCACACCCTGCATCATACCGTCGCGGGCAATATCCGTGTAGACAATCGCACTGACGCCATCTTTCTCAAAACGTTTCGCCAGATCCGTCGCCTTCACCTCAGACACCTCGGCCCAACCATCCGTCGCCACCAGACCGTCTTTGGCATCCAGACCGACAATGATATGCCCCGGAAACCGGCGGCACATCTCGGTCACAAACTCCGGCTCCTTCACCGCCTTGGTGCCGATGATCACATACTGCACACCCGCCTGCAGGTAATGCTCGATCGTCTCGGCGCTGCGGATACCGCCGCCGATCTGGATCGGCAGGTCCGGGTAAGCCCGGGCGATGGCCGTCACCACCTCGCCGTTGACCGGTTTGCCCTCAAAGGCGCCGTTCAGGTCCACCAGGTGCAACCGGCGGCAACCGGCGTCCACCCAGCGTTTGGCCATGGCGACCGGGTCGTCAGAGAATACGGTGGAGTCGTCCATCAGGCCCTGGCGCAGTCGTACGCATTGGCCGTCTTTCAAATCAATGGCGGGGATAATCAGCATGTTTGGGTGAGTCCCGTTAATCAGTGTTGGAGTCGTTTCTTTACGGCGGATGCGCTTCGCTCCGAATCGTCGGACCGATCCGCCCTACGTGGACCGCGGTGCTATGCGTAGGGCGGATAAGGCCGAAGGCCGCATCCGCCGTTACCAAAAGTCAGGGCTTGCCATTCCAATCCACAAAATTGCGCAACAACTGCAACCCGGCCGTATGGCTTTTCTCCGGGTGGAATTGCACGGCAAACAGGTTGTCCTGGGTCAGCGCCGCCGCGAAGGTGGTGCCAT is a window from the Marinimicrobium koreense genome containing:
- a CDS encoding DUF6316 family protein — its product is MSENRAGEHGSVPKRTGRFLEKDGYWYYTTREGVDIGPFDSREDAEIGVGEFIDFICAAEPKVKEALESYRAA
- a CDS encoding divergent polysaccharide deacetylase family protein → MLLPLLRLTLVAVLLLGASLSQAGQLAIIIDDIGYSAALGKRSLNLPGNFTFAVLPHAPHGSRLAREGAAMGKEIMLHNPMSNIRNLPLDAGALASGMSHRDFIRTLEDNLRSIPEARGLNNHMGSQLTQESEPMGWLMQYLGEHGYYFIDSRTTADSQAWETARRYRIPTLKRDVFLDHERSVESVMRQLKQAIELARTRGYALAIGHPYPETLMVLEQITPLLADAGVNLVPISVLLERPEAPLSIVGRSCLAPPLSLWRPPVGSQSMAGGPDAATEKLSPLVTERRPYRLSQHLLLN
- the hisF gene encoding imidazole glycerol phosphate synthase subunit HisF encodes the protein MALAKRIIPCLDVDNGRVVKGVQFVDIRDAGDPVEVAKRYNEQGADEITFLDITASHEGRDTTVHTVERMAAEVFIPLTVGGGIRKIEDIRRMLNAGADKVGINSAAVSDPEFVKAAAERFGSQCIVVAIDAKQVSGEGEAPRWEIFTHGGRKPTGIDAVQWARKMADYGAGEILLTSMDRDGTKNGFDLKLTRAISDAVSIPIIASGGVGNLQHLADGVLEGGADAVLAASIFHFGEYSIPEAKAYMRERGIEMR
- the hisA gene encoding 1-(5-phosphoribosyl)-5-[(5-phosphoribosylamino)methylideneamino]imidazole-4-carboxamide isomerase, translating into MLIIPAIDLKDGQCVRLRQGLMDDSTVFSDDPVAMAKRWVDAGCRRLHLVDLNGAFEGKPVNGEVVTAIARAYPDLPIQIGGGIRSAETIEHYLQAGVQYVIIGTKAVKEPEFVTEMCRRFPGHIIVGLDAKDGLVATDGWAEVSEVKATDLAKRFEKDGVSAIVYTDIARDGMMQGVNVEQTLAMANASSIPVIASGGITNMDDIKALRQVSDQGITGAITGRAIYEGSLDVAEAQAYCDSAGS